In Zonotrichia albicollis isolate bZonAlb1 chromosome 5, bZonAlb1.hap1, whole genome shotgun sequence, the genomic window TTGTCTCTTTAAAGCATCTTTCCAAATGAGCTGTGAGAAGCCTTAAAAGTAGAGCATCAATGAAGCTTAGATGTATCTCTTGTCCTCCTGTGCCAGGTTTTACCTCTTCTCTGAGCACCTGAGCAAAGCTGTTTGTAAAGCCAGCCTCCTTGTTCATGTCTTTaggagcccctcagcccagCAGACAGCCTTGTATTGCCTGCCCTGACAGACTGGGGTGTGTGAGAGGCTTCATGGCAGGGCCAAGAGTTAGGAAGTGTCAGGGTGCAGAAAAGAACAGGAATGTGGCATCTTCCTTGGAGTGCGTTTAAAAAGAACAGTCAAAAGAAATCCCaaccaaatggaaaaaaaaaaaaaaaggtcaagtCAAGCTGTGTTCCTCTGCAGTTTACCAAATCTGGAGCCAGAAAGAAGAATTTGAGGACAACTCAAGATCACTGCTATTCTCATGTAGAAGGAAGAGGTCTTCCTTGAAGTTGGCTGAAAACAGATGAAGAGTCTGCTCTGTCCTGCATGAGCTCCATGTGTGGGTGCTTTTCTTGTGCCAGAAACGCTCACCAGAATCAAAGCAACCTTGCAGAGCTGGTCCATTACCTGGGCTTAGTTTGAAATTTGCGATCTCTGCTTTAGTCCTTCAGAAATGCTCCTGTGCCTGAAAGCCTGAACCTTTTTCTGTGTTCAAGTGCTGTGTGTAATAAGCAGTAGGATGTCTTTCCAGGAGCCCAAGTGATGATGGTTAAGTGCTTTCCCAAGCAAGGGCTCAGTCTTGGCAGGAGGACCCAGCCTGGAGCCAGCCCGAGTTACCTGAGTAGGAACAGTGTTCTGAGCTGGAAGCCAAGTACCAACTGCACCTTGCAAGGGTTGCAGTTAAATcaaggttgttttgttttgttttggttttttttcttacttcagAAAAATGAGTCTGATATTATTTGGGTGAATGACAAATATTACTCCTTCTCTAGAACTGAATTGGGAATTTCTCTAGAATTGGaaacttttatttctgttttttcttaacTGATGAAACTTCGCTCAACTCTTTCACATGCAGAGGCTGCTATGCCTTTGCAGGCAAAGCTTAGCTGCTACAATAGCAACTAAAGGAAGTGATATTCAATAAAGGGAGGAGACTGTGGAGACATACTTTCTTAATAAGAGGAATAAAGAGTCAGCAATAGAAAATGTTTCCTGACTGCCAGGGAAGCCTGACATTGACTTGCCAGAGGTGACTGGTGGTTTCAGCTCTTGCTCTGCTCAGTCTCTGTTCCTTACTGCCCTTCAGATGAAACTGTTATTCCTTACTAGCATTCCATTATGAATGGACTTGAGTGACATTTTTAGAGCTGCTGGTCAGGAGCTCATGTTTACTGAGTGCATGTTGTTTGCTATCAATGGGTAAAATACCCAAACAAACTCACAGTGCTTCTCTCTTTCTTGTTTCAGCCCACTGTGGACACTGATGTGCCGTTCATTGAAGGAATATTGAAGGTGGGTACTCCTCAATACCAGATCTCCATGAGAAAGCCTGTACAAATCCATGGGGAAGTGGATCCCTCTGACTCTGGGAAAGGTGAAACTCTGTCTGTGTCATCAGGAAAACTCCTGAGAGctgcttctctccctctctttccAGGAAATGAGCACCCCCATGTCACCTCTCCTGCTAACCCTTCAGTCACCTGTGAGAACAGAGACTTACAAATTTCCATTGCAGGCAAAGGTAACCCAGCCCACTTGATTTATGGTCTCCTCGAGCCAGGTCTTATAAGCACTCAGAGATTTATATCacacccaagatagctcagctacctcagatggcataaaatcagcaggatggcttctggggtagtgttggaaacagaaaagttttaataaaaggcaaaataacaaaactcttTACAAAGAAAAACTGAGCCAGGTGCAAGAGGTTCTTGCCCCAGGTAAAACACCCCACAAAAGTGGTtggtttctttgttctcttctttttctagtgaaTTGCTTAGGCTGGACTTTTTGGCTTCTGTCCAATTGGctatccttaagtttgaggtgaagtctCTCAAGTCCTATCATGTATCTTTTTACCTGATAGAGAAGAGAAACTTCtaggcttttttctttcttaaggAGACAAAGCACAGTTTTGTCACTCCATCAACAAGGAGCACATTCCTATGCCCACTTTTTTCAGGGCTTCCGATAAATTACAAGAGATCTTTCTGCTGAGCAGAAGCTCAGTGTTGGCAGAAGGAGCCTGCTTGGAGACCTGCCTGAGTTCCCTGACCCTAAACAGTGATGGGAGTTAGAAACCAAGCAGAAACTGCATCTTGTGTGGGGTTGCATTATACCCAggtgtttttgttggttttttttttttttttcacttcagtGCAAGAAAGAGTCTGATTTTATTTGTCTAAATGTCATAAATTCTTGTGAACTGTCTTAGATGAATTGGGAACTATTATTTCTAactgttttgggatttttttaaactactgAGGCTTTATGCACAACTCTTACATGCACAGGCAGCCTGTGTCTTTGCAAGCAAGGCTCAACTGCTTCAACAGCAACTTAGGGAAAGTGCAGTTTCATAAAGGGAGCAGACCATGAAAACATAccttatttaaaaaatagtgATAACAAGTATATgataatgatgataataataataaaatagtgataaataaataaatatagtaatagtaataaagAGAAGTAGGAACAGTAGTTTAGAAAGGGAAACAGTGCTCCCTGACCACCAGATTCCAAAGGGAAGACAGACATctgagaggaggagggggagttGACATTGCTGGGTTCAGCTCTCTCCATGCCTGGTCTCCATTATTAACTCCTCTTTAGATGAGCTTTTTCATTCTTActctctttttattatttttacatcTGCAATACATTTATGGAGCTGTTGGTAAGCAAATGTTTGCTGAGTTCCTGCCAATtagtaaaaaacccaaacaaactcCTTCTGTTTCCCTCGTTCTTGTTTCAGACAAAGAAGCCTTCTGATGTGCCATTGACTGGAGAAATTTTGAAGGTAAGTGGTCTTAAATAGAAGATGTCTGTGTATGCTTATGTTTTGCATACAGTAAGGAAATAAGTGGGGACAAAATACATTTTGAGAGctgcttctctccctctctttccAGGAAAAGAGCAGCTCACTGCCATCTCTCCTGTCACGTGTCCAGACGCCTACAAGAGCAGAGACTTCCCAACTTCCAGTGGCAACAAAGGTGACCCAGCCCATTTATGCCAGGGCTTCTGATAAATTATGACATCTTTTCTGCTTAGCAGAAATCCAGCTCAGCTATTTGGCAGCTCTTGGAgtgtttgaaaaatatttactcAAAAATGCATATGCCTATAACATGCCATTAACACAGTTTTGATGTCAGCAGATGTTTAGCTACATGCTAAGCTACTTTGTCCTTTTATTCTAGAAATCCCACCCTGACGGATCTGCAGCACAGAAGCAGAGTAAGTagaaatgcaaagaaaacacagttcttTGTGTGCTGACAGGTAATTTTGTGTGTTATATGTAGCAGAGACCATCAAGTGTTCACACTGGTTAAGCAGCACGATTTCCTCTGCTTTGCTGAACAGGGATGAATTTAGGAATGGCTTAAGAAACTGTAACCAATCATTAGCTAGACCTCAAGGCAGCACTTCAGCAGAGGACAAGCAGTTTTTAGTTAGGAAACTCCCATCTGGAGTGATGGACAATCTTGGTGGCAGACCCCTCCCTAGAAGAAAGTGACTCTCTAATCTGGTGCTGAGAGACCACAGGGTAAAATATGCTACAAGGGAGGCATGTAAAGGCAaccttttcatttttgctttcCAGAGCAGGCTAGCACAGCTTCAGAAACATTGCCAAGTTCTCAGCCAAGAACATCGTAAGTAACCAGACTCTGTTCTCATCTCTGCTGGGAAGTTACTTAAAAGAACCTGGAATGCACAAAAAATTGGGTTATTAGTAATTTCTTCTCAGAAAACATCATTGCAGGGAATTTTCACCAACAGAAAAATTGTTGTTTTATGATGGACTCACTAAATTGTTTAGGTTTGAAAAGGACttgaagatcatcaagtcctGTTGTTAATCCAGCAATGCCAAGTGCACTAAACCATGTCATGACTACAATGACTGtgattaaaaccaaaacaaaataaaagtaaagaaaaaaattctaagtCTTCATGTAACAGACTAAAGATTTTGTCTTCTTTTATAACCTGTGGTGCTTAACATCTTGTCACACTTCGTACTTGTCAACCTGATAATGCATTAGGCTGACATAAATGCTAAGGGATACCAGCTGAATCTGATAATTCCTGCATATGGTTTTGATGCCTGGCAGGACAAGTAATGCTTCAGCTACCTAAACTGTATAGATCTATTGATGacattttaaagttattttgttGTAAAACTTTCTTCAATTGCCCAAGTAGAAGTTTTCAAAAAAGTGGTGtagttattttatttaaaaagaaacataaagaaacaaagaaatatAGTATTTTGCATGGACTTTTTAAGAACCTTACTTTATATGCTAATAATATAGCTAGTTGCAGAGTGGGATGAAGCCAAAATTTCTATACTTATGGGAATTGTGTATGTTTGTCTGGATGGGTGTGAGTTGGAGGTTTGATAATTTCcaagtatttttttattctggTGCTTTGTACTTTGAGTATGGCAATGTCTTCTCTGGCCTTCTCCCCTCTGCTCTCAGTGCCCAAACTCAGGGCTCAGTTTTAGTTTTGAATGCTGCCATGTCAGTGGAATAAGTAAGTAACCTTCCCCTCTGCTGCTTCCTAATTTTGTCACCTTGTGGCCTTGCAGAGTTTTCCAGTCCCAGCACAagaaggtggcaccagcacagcccagcaacTCGGagccagggagcaccagggactgccacagcccctcagtGTGGGACATAGACCTCAGCTCCAGTGACAGTGAGGAGAGCCTTCCAAGGGTGCTGGACCTGCCAGCACGTCAGGTGAGTACAGAGACCATGGAGAGGCTGCTTCCACAGTCCCTTTCCCACTGCAGTGTGGTGTCTTAGGAAGGAAGCAGATGTTGTACTCTGTTACCAAATTCTGCCTAGTTTGTTCTGGAAATACTGATTTGTAAGACCCCTCTCACTGCAATGAAGGCTTAGGTATTTGCACTGACTGGTTTATGATTTTTTATTCCTCACATATCCATCCATGGTGCTCGAGGAGCAAGTTAGTGCCCGTGGTCTGTTAGAGTCATTTTTTCACAGGCTAAAGGCCAGAATTTATGACTTCTGGGCAAGAGTCCTGGGCTCTGGTGAGCTGTGCTAGGACAGAAAGAGTCAAAGAAGGCACCAGTCTTGAAtacttcttttctctttttttggcaGCCTGGGCCATCAACTGCTAAAAAGTGGTGCCTTGACAACCTGGTGACCCAGACAAAGCAAGGAGCAGTGCCAAGAGAGGGTGTCAGGGAAATTGCCCGTGGGAATGGACATGAGGAGGGTGTGAAGCAGAAGCAGGGCATCAGCAGCAgttcctgccagcagcactccaAGGCAAGGGAGCCTCCTCACAAGAGCTTTGGCCAAAAGGATTTCCACAAGACCTGTGCCCAAGGGGCCAAGGACACTCACAAGATCTCTGGCCCAATGACCAAGCATTTTCAGAAGACCTCTGGCCAAGTGGCTAAGGCTCCTCAGAAATCTCATGTTATGAGCACACAGAGCTCTCTGAAGCCTCCTGTGCACACCAAGGAGCCATTGCGGGTATCAAAGATTGTGGGTGTCAAAAGGCCCAGTGAGCCCCTGGTGGATGacaaatccaggaaaatccGGAAGCTGGAGAATAAGCCTGGTCCTTTGGAGGTCAGAGACCACTCCTCCAAAGACAAGCTGAAAGTCCAAGAAGCAGAGAACCCAAAACCTGCTTTCAGAAGTGGCCTGAAGCTGGGAGTGCAAAAACACTTTGAGAAGAGGAAGCACCAGGACCCTGACAAGAGCTGTGCCCCCGTGCCCAAGGCTCCTGGCCAGAGTTGGGGCCAAGTGGCCAAGGCTCGACATGAATCTGATGTTAGGTCCAAACCCAGCTTTCTGAAGCCTCCTGTGCGCACCAAGGAGGCCTTGCTCAGGAATACTCTGGGTATCAAAAGGCCTGGTGTGTCCTGGGTACACAATGAGTCTAAGAGAGTCTGGGAGGCAGAGAGGAAGCCTGGTCTTTTGCAGGCCACAGACCAGTCTTGCAAGGACCAGCCCAAAGTCAAGAAAACAATGAAGCCAAAAGCCACCAACAAAGAAGACCTGAAGCTGATACTTCAGAAGCTCTCTGAGAAGAGAAAGGACAGGGGCTCTCACCAAGCCAACGCCAAAGGCTTTTTGGAGCCCAAGCTCCAGAGACATGCTCAGGAATGTGATGCCCTCATCCCCAGTGGCCACAGGCCCAAGGATTTGCACAAGAAGAAAGTGCCCTGGCCTCCTGGGGACAAGAGGTTCTCGCCTGCAAGGGAGGCAGGCTTGAAGAGGAAAGCCATGATGAGTCCTGAGGAGTTCCCTGGAAAGAAGAAGGTGAGAGGGGCCAGGGGAGGTGGGTGTGGACAATGACCAAGGTGGTGTTTGGAAAACCTATGTGGAGTTCCTGATTCATAGGCTGGCAGTAGAGCCATGGTGCTTCTCCTCTAAAGGGAGTTCCGGTgtgttatttttaatgttttcaacCAGAATCTATCAAACTGAGCTGTATTGGTCTGTACTTTACATGAACTTtgtgaatttttctctctgtttttattCTTCCTGCTAGAGGGAAGACAAGGGAGACACTcccaggaagaaaaaggaataagACAAAATAATTTCAGCTTTCAGCAAACAAAGGCTCCAATAAACTGAAGTGAGTATGCTGTGATGGCATGTCAGAAAGATGTGTAAATCTAAGTCTCTCTTCAgaagggtaggatgaagaactGTATCTCCTGTCCAGACACTCCAGAGTTTGCTTCTGACATGGTGTGCCTTCTGCAACTACAGCTGCTGCATATTGGCTTTCCATGCTGGAAGATACTGTTGGTTGGGGGTTTATGTATAAATTATGAATGAGATGGGATTGTTGTGGAacatgttgtttattttttagcaTTAGTCttattacatggttatgacaatgagAAGATGTTAGTAGTTTGCATTTTTGGTAgcaaagaacttaatgttacaacttgctttaaaagttttttgaccaatcacacaaagcaaaagtatgttgacagtagttctatctaACTACTGTAAGTACAAGTATTTTTTGTTAAAACGAtgtttgcttattttgaatGTAATACTTGTTTGTAAGCTTTAAAACATAATGCACAGACCTCTATTATTAGGCTTAGGACTTcttaatatcttgctagataaacttttctgtagcttagggagttgaGAGAAGTGTTAATATACAGactattgttttatttttccttatttttctacTTCTTATATAATCTTTCTGTTGATAAATCTTACGGCCATTGCTTAGGTCTAATTGTAGTTTTGTTGTCTCTGAGGTTTGCTTTTTGTAACTTTCCTAAAACTCTCTGATTTTAAGAATTTCCACAGAAGCTGCCAGTGCAGAAAGCAGCTCTGAAGGTGTAGGTGGGTAAGGGTAGGGAGCCTTTCCCTTCTGACATCCTCTCAAAGCACAGAGATGTTAGGGCTGATGATTGGCTGGGTGAAGGGATGTTCCAATTCCATTAGGAATGGAAGAACTTTAATTCTGaaatttctcccttttcctcagGGAAAGCGAGCAGCTGTCTTAGTCACGTGCTGGCTTTTGGAGTGGGAAGGGTAGGAGGTAGTTTTGGGCAGAGAGGACTCTGGATCATGTCAGGGCtggtgctgtgctctgtgttaAATCATCCTTGGTGCAGCATCAGctgagccagggcagagcagctggggagtcTGTGTGCAGTGGGCAGGGACCAAAGCATGGGAAAAGTGAGTGCTGAAAGAGGTGACAGGACTGTCCCATGCACAGCAGAGTCAGGCAAGAAGTGCAGCCTTACACCTGAGCCTTCTCACTGGGTTTAGCTTAATTTCCTGCTCTCCTGAtgctgcagtgagctgggatGCGCTGCTTGGTGTGTTCTTGGAAACTTTGCGAAGCTGACTAAAAATGGTGGAAATGAGCAGTGGTGAAACAAAGTTGAAAGCTATTTGGTGCTGCTTCGTGTTGCCAGAATTCCATGGACATCCTGATTTCAGATGATCAGAGATGTGCTAGGCCACTCTATTATGGAATGTGAAAGTCTCTGCCAATTCAAACTCCCTCTTATTTGAAGCCTCTCACCTTTGAAAGTGTTGCCTTGTTGAGACAATGGCATGAATGGCAGGATGTAGCCAAGCTTTTAAGAAATGCCTACATTATATGTACATCATAGTCATGGATTTGCCTCTCTTGTCCAGAGCATCAGAAGATTCATTCCAAACTGAGAGGAAaaaggcactgctgccaccactgccGGCCATGACTGATGCACAACGTGCACCAAATGAGTTTGACCCAAATGAGACAATGACACAAAAGAGACCCAGAACTGAGACGGACGACCTAGACCTGCCTGACGTGGATAACTCTGCCAGAAACCAGGATCCTTTGTTTGCCAGCACAGGAAAGTGGAGGAAGACCACAAGGAGGAATCCCAGGGCATCAACATCGGTATGCAGGAGAGCTGGTGGGAGTATTCCTGCAACCCTCACATGCTGTGTGGTTCACTTCAGAAACATCCTCTCAGATGAGTGACCATCTCTGACTGTAGGCAACTGCAGATAAAATGAGTGTATTTATAAAAAGGAGCATGTTTATAAAAAGAAATTGTGGTTTACTTAAAAATAACCTGTGGGTGTGACCGCAACCTGGGCCTAAAGTTTTATATCATGCGGACAAAATTGTTGCATTTATGGGTTAAAAAATTAGATTTTACTGGCTCTTTATACAAATTTGGCTGTTTACTGATGGCTCAGGCTATAGGGTCTAGGATGTTTGGGCAGGGGAGCAAGGGCTGAGTGTCAGGCTGCACACTATTATGAGTGTTAGGCCACACCATGTGCAGTGTATTAGCTGCCTTCTAATTACTTGCTTTTTCCCAATAATTTTCCTGCTTCCAGCGCTCACTGTGCTCCCAGCCATTGAGCAAGGAAACATGCTGTTGAATTTCTCCGTGCTTGGGAAAAGTTTATTGGTACAAAGCACTGTGAGCTGCCAGGTGAGAAGCCAAGGTTCCATTTCAATTATTGGAGGGATTGCTGGGAGAGAAGGCAAGAATGGGAGAGCCCGGTGCATAGACTGTGCCTGGGAGAAATGAACATTTTCTCTGGAAATGTAGGAAAACCTGGCTTTGGAATCCCTTTAGGCATCTCTCTCTGACCAGCTTTCTCTCTGTGGTGTTTCAGGGATCAGCAGGGGATGAGAAGAATCCTCTTCCAGTGATTTCTCTGCCACATGAAGACAAGACAAGAAGACCTGAAGTTAGAACAGTGAGTGTTTGCTTTACAACCCTGCCTGGAGTTTCTGAAGACACCagacagggctggccctgcagccaccctggctTCTGCTTCCTCACGATCACTTTTGGGAGCAAAGAGAGAGGGAGGCATGGGAGAGCTGCCCTGTCAGGGAAGCACTTGCTTAAGTCACTTGGCTACAGCTGAACAGCACTTGAATTTTTGAATCCTTGCTGGGTCTTTAATCAGTATTGGCCAACAGAAATTCCTAGAGTTGCTGATACATTTTTTCTTGCACATTTTAGTCATTACAAGTGTTGCATTGTCCTGTGGTGCAAGCAGTGGGGAATATTGAAAACTGTAACCTGCCCATGGGGCCTTTGCAGTGTCATTTTCcataaaataccaagttttgtgGGCTTCTCTGGGCAAAGGGATGCATTGCCATGATCTGCTGGCAAACTTGCAAAAGAATATAAACATGATGCACCTGGCTGAGTGGCTGGGAGGCTGTAAAAATCCTCTCCagaaagaggcagctgctgaaaGTCAAGAAGTTTTGCAGGTCCTCTTGTAGTAAAAGTCACTCCAGTCATTGATTGTGTTCTGCCAGGTGTGCTTGTTGGATTAATCCAACcaaatattttctctctccctccttttgTTCCAGAGTTTTCTGCTGAACAAAGCCAAGTGATATGACCAAGAGCTGGCCTGACCTCATACACGGAATGAGACAGAATTTACAGTGACCCAGACTGGAACCAAGTGCCTTGATTGGTCTCCAGGATGTAAATAGTTCCAAGTTCTCCGTTCCATTGAAAGCTTACAaagagttttgttttggttttatttattgttCAATGCAAAGCACCtgcattgttttgttttaaatacagTTGTAAGTTCTTTTGGTTACTTTTGGAAAGCGTGTGGTTTTTGAAGGTAATGCTTTTCTAGCTTGCAAAAGAAGGGATGAGATGTGATACTTGCCTATGAAATGACCTAGTGCAATGAATTGTTGGAATGGGCCCATGTCGTGGTGCTCTATAAATGTCTCTATTATGAATAACTAACAGGACCATTGTCACACCTATTGCTGCCAAGGAAATCTGCACTCAGACTGTGTTACTAAGGGTCTTGCTCAGTTTCAGCCTCGTCAGACCCAAGTTTGGGTGGCACAATGACACCTGAAGTGTGGCTGGAAACAGCTCTgtctgtcccctgtgctggagGGATACGACTGAGGGGGGGGATTCCTCCCTGGGCTGCTTTTTGGCATTTGGGTTGGTGGAGATACAAAACTGCAACGGGTCCTTGGGATTGCTTGGACATTGTTGGGAGTCTGAGAGGCTCCAGGGAAAGGAATCTCTTCTGAcagaggaggaaagaaatggCTGAATGGGGAACATAAAAGTCATATTTTTATTTGGATATTTGCCTGCAAGCACTGGTGGTCTCAGTGAGTGTCCAAGAGCAGAATTTGGTACCAAAGTAGGGTGTCCTTCCTGTGGGAGAGGACTCAGCCACACCCTTGGATAGGCCCAGTGCCTTAGAAACCTGCCAAGGGAatccaaaagggaaaaatgagcTGTTTGCAAGCACTTCTCCCTTGCCATGCTAACAGTGGAGGCAACATCCACAGCACCAGTGTGTTCAGTTCACACCCTTCTCTACCCAAAGATTTCCTGGGAATTATTCTTGCAGTATGGCTCAAGGAGCTATTTTGTCAGAGAAATCAcacttctgtgaaaaaaaaagaaaagcccaaaACCCTTTCAGTTGACTTTGATGGGCTTTGGATCAATGTTATTTATCCAAGATATTTAGAATCAAGTTCAAAAACTGTTAAACAAGAAATTTTACTTGCATAAGTAGTTTCATTGTGCCTCAAACACAGATGAGGATGTTCCTTTTTACAGTCATATTCCCCCATCTACCTGCTCAAGTCACAGTATCGCAACATGAATGCAAATTACTGGTAATGGTCATAAGACAGTCAATAAAACACAGATGCTTGATATCAGTGAGAGATTCTGGAATCTTGATTTATCACCTGCTAGTCCAGTGTGTTGACACTCTTGTCTACCCAAAGATTTCCTGGTGTGTGACAGCAGCATCCTGCCATCCTCACACCCAGTGGTGTGTCTGCCTTagccctctgctgctgtcacatGCCTTCCCCATCTCTGACACACCTGTGCCAATGTGGAGGGAAGGATTGTATCCCCAAATAATTGTGATTACAAGAAAGAATTATCTCCACGTCATTTTATGATGTAGGAACAGGTCAGCACAGATTTAGCAGTACCCCCTTTGTAAAATGCCTGTTTGTGGGTTTGAGGCTCAAGAAAATGAACAATAAATACCAGCAAAATGCCCACCTTTCCAAAAGGGGTTTCTGCAGAAATGCTCCTGCCTGGAGTCATTCTGCCTTCTGGCCCTGCAGGACCACCGGGATTAAGGCTGGATCTTTCTGCATCTTCAAGGGATTGGCCTTTTATGTTCACTCTATTAAAATTCTTATCACTTCAGGGATAAACTGCTCTAATGGGAGGAAGGCAGGTCCATATTCCTCCTCCCCATTTTACCTATCAAACCTTATTTACTCCTCGTCCCTggagttgtccctgcccatagcaggggggttggaatgaAACcatctttaatgtccctttcaacccatgccattctatgattctatgaaataacagaaaattttaaaaaatccattgtATTTCAACCTTGAGCCAGGTCAGGGCCTGCAATAGGTTAGGAAAGATGCTCATTGTTTTCACTTGGGGCTACTCTAGGACATGAACAAGATGACtgtttgttctggtttgaaagcaaaaccagtaagagactccaagtcagaaacacaatttattataaaaagggaaaaaaacccaaaatacatgtaataatgcaaaagaaaaaccactgacacaggcagaatacaacctgacaccctgctAGTCAGGGTGGTGGTAGCAGGCCAGATGAAGTGGTGATCCCATAGAAAAGATCTGGTAGCTCATGTCCTCTGGAAACCAGTGGGTGTTTGTTCTTTCCTCTGCATGGGCACAGCCGACAAAATTACAAACActtctctttttaatttaattagaaTAAAAAGGGTGAaatgtagccatgatattttctgaaaaatcctctccttaggattttttctcct contains:
- the LOC113459109 gene encoding uncharacterized protein LOC113459109 — encoded protein: MEPTDNQNSNYSWNNSRELFRVLEQERQKRKVAPEKAPLFPSPYKTNKEDDLSRRIKKLLGEWDPKVSLRYESPLNPIWIPRKPKPRSRAPSRRPASSKTNPYEDIWREPSPESLGIRLFPEQNYNDSNEGLSNRRSEAKAPQSKILPELVKKKKPIDVSSTEKTLKVVEKTTSSLGPPRVFQSQHKKVAPAQPSNSEPGSTRDCHNPSVSAFPRAPAPKPTVDTDVPFIEGILKEMSTPMSPLLLTLQSPVRTETYKFPLQAKTKKPSDVPLTGEILKEKSSSLPSLLSRVQTPTRAETSQLPVATKKSHPDGSAAQKQKQASTASETLPSSQPRTSVFQSQHKKVAPAQPSNSEPGSTRDCHSPSVWDIDLSSSDSEESLPRVLDLPARQPGPSTAKKWCLDNLVTQTKQGAVPREGVREIARGNGHEEGVKQKQGISSSSCQQHSKAREPPHKSFGQKDFHKTCAQGAKDTHKISGPMTKHFQKTSGQVAKAPQKSHVMSTQSSLKPPVHTKEPLRVSKIVGVKRPSEPLVDDKSRKIRKLENKPGPLEVRDHSSKDKLKVQEAENPKPAFRSGLKLGVQKHFEKRKHQDPDKSCAPVPKAPGQSWGQVAKARHESDVRSKPSFLKPPVRTKEALLRNTLGIKRPGVSWVHNESKRVWEAERKPGLLQATDQSCKDQPKVKKTMKPKATNKEDLKLILQKLSEKRKDRGSHQANAKGFLEPKLQRHAQECDALIPSGHRPKDLHKKKVPWPPGDKRFSPAREAGLKRKAMMSPEEFPGKKKREDKGDTPRKKKE